DNA sequence from the Methanolobus psychrophilus R15 genome:
GAACGAAGGTATCCCTTCCATTATCAAGATCACGGGTTTTACTTTTGCGTTCATTGGAATATGGTTTATTGTCAGTATGAGTGCCGGACCCGGTTTAAAAGCAAAAGACCTGGAATATCCACTCCTTGCAGGTGTGTTATTTGGATTGTTCTTTATATCCATTGATAATTTCAGCGCCACTGCAATTTACTGGCCATTGACAGCTTCAAGAATTACAGCACTGATCATGCTCACTGGATTCATGATGTTAACAAAGACTCTCAGTAAACCCACATCCGATATAATTCCGGTAGTTATCCTTGCCGGATTATTCAACACAGGAGGTGCTACCTTGTTTGCTCTGGCCTCAGAAGCCGGAAGACTGGATGTTGCCACAGTCCTGTCATCGCTAAGTACTGCGGTTACAGTATTGCTGGCATGTACATTATTAAAAGAACAACTTGCTCCGCGCCAGTGGGCAGGAGTGATGGCCGCCCTGACCGCTATAATCCTTATATCTATCTGACATCCTGCACGTACAATAGATAATGGAAGAAAAGGGAGTCATTTTTGGCGGCACGAAACAGTTAAACACTTTCACCCAACTTGTTGTAGGTTTTTATACCAGATAGTACAGAAAAGGATGTACAGATAAATGTAGGTGATAAGTTTGGAAATTGTAAACGAACCACAAATAAAAGAAATAGAAGAACGAAATGTAGCATGTGTTTCATTTATCGGCAACTACCTGGGAAATGCTAGCGTCTTTGGAGAACTATTCGGTAAACTTTGTGGCTGGGCAGGTGCTAAACAATTGATGGGACCAGATACTATTCTGATGTCTGCCTATTATGACGATCCGGGAGTTACACCTCCGGAAGAACTCAAGCTGGATGTATGCATAACCATTGAAGATGGCATTGAAACTGAAGGAGAGATAAAAAAGAAAAAGCTTCCCGGAGGAAAGTATGTAGTAATGCGTACAGAACTGACAGGTGCAGAAGAATATGGCCCTGCGTGGGAGAAGGTCGTTGAGTGGCTGATACAAAATAACCTTGGAATTGATATGTCCAGAGCAAGTTATGAGATTTATTTAAACAGTCCCGAAGAACATCCACAAAAACATCATATTCTTGATATATGTATGCCCGTGAATTAGATTCATGGGCTCATTTCTGAAGTTTGGACTACCACTGGAGAAATCCAATGGTAGTTCCCCGGGCAGATTTTCACGGCCAGCTACATCAGTACTATAGGTTCCAAACAACCGTTCCTTAATCATAAGTATCATAAACGGCTAATATAGTACTGCTCCTGTCAGGAACAATTCCCTATAGCGAAGTCACAGAAAATGCTACAACCTGTGTACTTTCAGAGGACACATAGATTTTATATGGAGTACAATATGAAATTAATATGTGGATTATCCTATTTTATTTTCTTATCTATTTTTATTTCGATAAGCTGTTGTATTGCAAAACCAAGCGCATGTGTCGATGACATCAATGTAGATGTATCCTGGTCAGATGGTTGGGAGAATGAAGGCGGACTTCATTATGATGAGTCAGCAGGATCATACATATCCTTTATCAACATCTCCGTAACTTCCCAAAGAGATGACTTGATTTGGAAAAGTTATGATGGGGATACAGGTGAATTGTTGGGGGATGTAGAGGGTAAAGAGGTATATTACGTAAACAATGCAGAAGAAAATATTCCTGTCATACTGAGATCATACAGATCTCCAAAACAAATAGAGGTATGGGTCATCGCACGATATGATGCAGTTTACAACCAGGATGCACATTTTTTTAAAAGGTATTCATTTAATGAAGAGTCTAATGGCGTTGTCAGAAAGACGATCCAATTACCAGCAAGGGAAATAAGCTATGAGATAACACCTGACCCGCTAGGATTTGTAGTATCAAAAGACGCTGGCCGGACTCAAGACAATTTACAATGGATCATCATCACAAATACCGGAGATATTGATCTGCATGGCGGCATTCTGGAATTTCCCCAGTACTTAAATGAGAAACATATGCATAGACCACACTATAGAACAAGAGAGGTTATTAGACATTTTGATGGAGATATGCCTGGGAAAAGAAACAGTATATATTTAAAACCCGGGGAAAGCGCCAGTTGTGCGATAGAGGTTTCAATCGACGCAAAGACGCCAACAGGGATCCATGAATCAAAAGGGTGGCTGGTAGATACTAAGAGTGGGTATAGACAGTCATTCGTTATTAAAACCAAAGTCATTTAAGCTCTGCGTGAACTACCACCCATTAAAATGGGTGGCTTCTTGCTTCATCCAGCTTTCTCGAGTGAAAGGTCTGTCCACAAGCTCAGACCGCAGTCCCTGCGGCAATATTGTTTAATGCAATATTCAGGATGTTGATGGCTGCGTTAACATCCCGATCATGTTTTGTATGACACGAAGGACATTCCCAGCTTCTATCGTTCAATTTCAGGCCGGCATTCTTGTATCCGCATATGCTACACAGCTTGGAACTTGGCACAAACCTACCGATCTGCATAATGGTCTTACCATACCAATCTGCTTTGTATCTTAGTTTCTCGATGAAACTATTCCAGGCAACATCGGATATCGCCTGTGCCAGACAGTGATTCTTGACCATTCCTGAAATGTTCAGATCTTCCAGACAAATTGCTTGGTTCTTGTCAATCAGTCTTTTAGATATCTTGTGATGGAAATCGTTTCTCTGGTTGGCTATCTTTTCGTGTAGTTTAGCCACAACCAACTTTTGTTTCTTTCTGTTACTCGATCCCTTTTTCTTACGAGATAATGCCCGCTGTTCATGTTGCAATTTCTTCAGGGATGTTTTCAAATGCCGAGGATTCTCGATCTTTTCACCCGTTGAAAGAATGGCAAAATGGCTAATGCCAACATCAACGCCAATGGTTGTGCCTGTCTCAATCTTCTCAGGTATTTCCTGTCCATCATCAACCAGTATGCTTATGAAATACTTACCAGTCGGTGTTCTGGATACAGTAGCAGTCCTGGTTTCCCCGTCGAATCGACGATGGAATTTGGCTTTGATTGGCTCCTTTAATTTAGGCAATTTAACCGTGCCGTTGTCAAGGTCCACTACATAATGCTGTGGAACCTGAAAAGACTGTACAGGGTTGTATTTTGACTTGAAATTAGGATAGTCTGCCTCTTTCCTGAAGAACTTCTGGAAAGCGTTGTCCAGATTGTCAATGGAACCTTGTAAGGATTGGGAATTGACATCCTTTAGCCAATTGTATTGGACCTTGAGACCTGGAAGCATTTTCTTGAGCTCATTCTTACTTATGGATCGGTTCTCATCCTTGTAAACTGTACTCTTAAGATCCAATGCCCAGTTGTATACGAATCTACAAGTACCGAACTGTTTCTCAAAGGAATCTATCTGGGATTTATTTGGATATAATCGATATTTATAGGCTCTTAACATAATCAAATTATTTTATGCTATAATAGCATATATATTTAATGTTTGGTCATGTATGCGATTTTAGATGTTTTTCAAATGAAAATGGACGTAATTCATCCACCCATTGAAATGGGTGGTCTTCTTACTCCAACGTGATAAATCCTCTCAATTACAGTTCAGACAAGATAATTACAGAAGACAGGAAGTCCACAGAGGACAGGAGGTTCACAACGAGGTTTTCATATGCAGTGGGTTAAAATGATGTTTTTCTGGAATGAGCACTCCTCTCCTTCAAGAGCCCGGATACTTTGCAAGTCTGAAATCTCATAATGATGGTACTCATTATATATTATAATATAGATATATTTATATAGTATAATCAATTACTAGGATTTGCAGGTGCAATACCTGCGACGCAGCAAACTGCAATGACCAATACATATAGGTACGATATGTAACTCAAACGGGATCTCCGGAAGGGGATCAGACAAAAACGGAAAAACGAAATGTAACTGCAAAACGGCATAAGGTCAAAGGTCCATCCCCTCAGCCCCCTAAAAACGTTAATCTTTGCCCTTATCCCTTTGCAGGAACACAATAAGTGGAGTATGAGCGGTTCAGTGGAGAATTCTGGACTGTGGTGGTTGAGTGGGGAATGGTGGATTGGGAGTGGTCAGGAAGGAGTGGGGGAGTAAAGAGTGGATACAATGAATATCAGAGTATGAGCATGGGTTAGATACATTCCGGCAATGCCGGGATGTACCGGGGTTATTGTCAACCATTGTGATTATAGTCAATTCTTCCGATCAGCGGAAAATACCGGGTGGTAAATTCAATTACCACTCAGTCCTCTTACTGTTCTGTACATCCGGAACATTATCTTCTTTTCCGATGCTCCGGGTTTTCGGCCAGGATTTGCAGGATACATGAGAATCGTTTCTGTTCCGAAAGGACCTTACTCAGGAAGGCGGTTTTACATCAGCGCGATAGCGACAAAACCTGCCATGATCATAACTGAGAAAACTACGAAACTGAAGAAGTTAATTTTATTGTATATGCTAAACATGGTTAATTTCAAATATCAGAAACTCTATTACTAATTATGGAGAAATTGCCCGATTCAATACGCACAATGGTAATTGAAGATGTACTTGTACAAGAGTGGTTAAACGATTATAGTAAACCAAAGACCATACAAAATTATTTAGAAGGTTTAACCCGATTCATGAGATTTGTGCATCAATATGATAATGGTAGCATGAAAGAGAAAACACCTACTGATATGATTGTAGATGCAATATATGAACAAGGTTTAGCATCTCAGGAAATGGATAAATCATCTCCATCTGCCATTAAAGCGGCATTATTGAAAAAAAATGAAATTGGAAAAACAACGCAATTAATGAATGAATACAAAAGGCATCTTGATTCTATGGGATATACTAAGCGAACCATAAACGGTAGACTGTTTAATGTGGCTTCGTTCTACAAAAAGCATAAGGTTATTCTCGAAGTCAAAATGTCTATTAAGAATGTTGAAACCTCTATTCCAAACCGCAAACCGCCTGAACTGGAAATGTTAATCAATTTCTTTAAAAACTTGAATTTAAGGAACAAGTGCATAATGGGTATAGGGTTAAGTTCAGGACTTGCAAGGGCAGATATTGTTACATTAACAGTGGGAGAATTTAAGAGAGGATGTAAAACATACATTGATGATGAAGGAAACGAAATACAATATTGTGTTTTAAATCGTCAAAGGCACAAATCCGAAGTACAGCACCATACATTCATTTCGCCTGAAACTTGCGGGTTGATAGACCAATACATACAATGGCGCAACAATCCAAATATTACACGTCATCAACTTATAAAAATATATTCAGATGATGATGCACTTTTTATACATGATGCCTTAAAACCAAAATATGTAAAATCGGTAAAGTATGATACACAGGGCAATGTGATTACATATGATGATTCCATAAGGGCAATTTCAGGGCATACTATTTCACACCTGTATATAAGAATGAATGAATCAATGGGCATGGAAAAAAATGCAAATGGTTTCTATCCTATTAGAAGTCATAATATGCGAAGGTATTTCAGTAATATTATGAAAAGTTCATATGTTAAGGAACATTTCATGGGACATAAGGGCAAGGACTCAATAACAACTTATGAAAATTTTGAAGAAGATGAAGCACTTGCCGAATACATGAAATATATTGATGATTTGACTATGCTTGATAAGGTCATTATATCTTCATCTACTGCACCATCTATGAAGAAAATGAAGATGGAATTGGATGAAGAAAAGGCAAGGAATCTTGAAAACGAGAAACGTATTGCACGTCTCGAATTAATGTCTGCCAAAGCAGTCAAACCAAGGAAGAAAAGACTTGCTGAATATCAATCTGATGTATCTGCACAGGAATATCTAAAATATGGCGGCATTGATGATGGTGAACCATTTCCAGATGATGAAGGGGAAATAACGTATCACACTTCGATGTCAGAAGCCGAAAGGAAAGAACTGAAAAAGGCAATGCAAGACAATCCAGATGTGGATATTGAAGGGGATGTTTAACACCCCTCTAGGAATGTTTTAAATTGCACTGGTTGAGTTTGTGAGGGATTAGGCATACTTACATACCCATATTTCATATTTCATTTTAACACCCATTCTCCAAATTCATATTTATATCCCCAATTATTCAAATTCTTTTTAATAGTTGTTGGAGTTGTATTGTAGAGTTTGGATATCGCATTACAGGATAATCCTTTTTGTATATACTCAACCACCTGTTTCTTTGGAAATTCTTTTGGTTTCCGATGGCACATTTTACCATTTTTCTCTGCATTAATCCTGCCCGCCTGCATTCTCTCAACAATAATATTCCTTTCAAATTCGGCAAATGCTGCCATTATTTGCAATGTAAGTCTACCCATGCTTGATGTTGTATCAATTGGTTGAGTGCTTGCGATAAAATAAACATTTAATTCTTTTAATTTTTCTATGCTTATTAATAAATCCATTGTAGACCTTGCGAATCTATCAATTTTTGTAACAATTAAAATATCAAATATGCCTAATTTTGCATCACTAAGCATCCTTTGGAATTCTGGTCTTCTATCGTCTTTACCACTCCAACCGGAATCAACATATTCTTTTACAATTTCATAATCTTTGAGGGAACAATATTTCTGTAACTCTTGCCTTTGCATGAGTATTGATTCTTCCTGTTTATCCGTTGATGTACGGATGTAAATTGCTACGTTTTTTGTCATCATACAGTTATAATATCTTACTGGATGTATATATATATTTTGTATGTTATAAAATATGCTTTAGGTTATTGCACAGGTTACATTGAAAGGGGCGTAGGCATACTTATCATCCCTGATAAAAAGTCCGAAACTTATGCATATAGAATATTGTTGTTTTTATTGTATATTGTTATTTTTGTATGGCTTAACATTTTATACAGTATGTGATAATGAGGGAGTTTTTGCCTTTCAGGACGAGGCTATTTTCAACAAGGATTACATGACCATATCATATTGAATTGCAAACCCCAAAAATCAAAAAATAGATTAGTGGATTAAATGAAAAGGATATTATTTATGAAAAATGAATTTAATTTGCTATAAATATTAAGGCTACATTATTAAATGTAGTGCTTCTGAAAGTGCAATTGATTGTAAGTGGGGTAATACGAATGATTAAGCCATTGATTGAAGTCCTATTCATGTCGGAGAAAAGAAAAAATACTCTTTTGTTATTGCATGATGGAGCAAAGGAAATGGAAATCGTTCTCAAAACTCTTAATACAACCAGACAAGCACTTCTTCCACAGATAAGGATACTTGAGGAACATCATCTTGTTTCTCATCATAGGGATATGTATGAACTAACAACTATTGGAAATCTGATAGTTAATCAGATGAGTCCTCTTATGGGCACATTAGAAGCCCTTGATACTGACATTGATTATTGGGGGACTCATCATCTTGATTCTATCCCTCCTCATCTTCTTGCAAGGATAAACGAACTTGGAAGATGCAAGATAATAAACCCTCCACTTATAGAATATTTTCACGACTACAATGATTTCTATGAGGCTTCAAAAAAATCCAAATCTCTCTTTAAAATGACCACCTTTTTTTATCCAAAAGATGAGATAGCATTCTCTGAACTTGTTGCACGTAATGTAAATATAAATCTTATAATCACCCCAAATTTACTCGAAAAAATGCGAACTAATAAATCTGCTATTTTTGCAGAGCTGATAAAAGATAAAAAGTTACATCTTTATGTTTATCCCACAGAAATGGGCTTTCTATCCATTTCATATAACGATTACTACACGAAGATACGTCTTTTAAAGAATGGTAACGAATTTTCTCATAAACTTGCTTTATGTTCCAACCCAGAGTCATTTAAGTGGGGAAAAGAATTATTTGAGCATTATCTGAAAGAAGCAACACCAATCAGTGAACTCTAATCAAACTGCTCATGATGTAAGATTATTTTTAGCATGAGGATTCAACCAAAATAAATCTAACATTTTATTTAGAATGTTAGGTTCTATTGAGTATTAATATCAGATTTCACTTCAGTTGAAACTGCCATAATTCCACTACTTTTTCTTCTTCTTCAATCACTAGTTTGAAAAATTGCTGTATATACAGTAGGCTTAAATAATTTGTAAACGTCACGGTGTAAAATTAAATTTGTAAATACAGTGGAGATAAAAAATGAAAATCCGAGTAGTAAGTTCAAAAGATGAGATTGATTCTCTTGGACAGAATGAAGAAATCGTACATCTTGCATTCAGGCCATCAAACACCGACATATTTTCCCTTGTTATGAAATGCCCAAATGTCAAAGCACTCCATATCCCCACATCCTACAAAAGAACCATTTCGAACTCTGCTCAAATGTATCTCGAAATGCAAGGAATTGCTCTTCTGGAAGGCGATGTATGGGGTCACAGGGAGGATATCAACGAATACTCTGAAGTTTCCCAAAGTGTCTATGACCGTATAGACCAATACAGGGCAGATGGTTTTTCTGAGGAAGAGATAGTGGACAAGATGAGTAGGGACCTGCATGTTGGGACAGATTTAATCAGATTCTTGCTTAAAAATAAAAAATGGTAGATGCCTAGAAACATCACATTTTTATTATCATGATTTTCCGATTCCTTCAATTTCATCAATGACATGTAGCAGAGGAATCATTTTATCGACAATTAAATTTCCGATTGTACTCAAATTATAAGTATTATCACCATTTTTGTTGATAAGGTAATATCCTGTAATTCTACTAGGTGAGAGAGCACCGCTTTTTCGGTTATGTTTAAGTATGTAATAAGATGTTCGACTGTTCTTGGACTATCCTTCAAGAACAATAACGAATTCACTGTAAGTTCCGATTCAAATAGCATTTGATTTAAGTCTTTTTGTTTCATGTTATCACGCTCTGAACCAGTTGCATTCAATATATTCTTTGATTTTTCTGTAGATGACGCTAGTAAGAACTAATACTTTATGTCCAACATTACTTAACATAATCTCTTATGAATCATTAACATCAAGTGCAGTTATAAGATAAATTGAATTTGTATTGGTATGTTTATTTCAAGCCGAAAATCTTTCAATTACTGTAAATAATAGTGCTGCTTTTTGAGATATCACTCCAAATTGCATTTTGATTGATGTCCAGTACCTTTCAATAAACCAGAATGAAATCCTTTTGTAATTTCACAACTTGCCTATAATTACTTTCAGATGATTACGATGTGAGTATTTCAGGAAAAGGTTGGCGATGTTAGAGTAAAAGATAAATTATTGGTTATAAATCTAAGTAGTTTCAAAGGTTAGTAGTTAATTTATTATAAGCAGTATGCATTCTGTTAATATGTTAAGATTATAGTTATGTAAAAGTACAATTGTTTTCTAGGATAAGTCTAAATGACAAAGCCATTGCTTGATGTTGTGTTCATGTCAGAGAAAAGAAAGGGTGTTCTTCTCTTGCTCAAAGATGGAGCTAAAGAGATGGAATATTTACTAAATTCTCTTGATACTACCAGACAGGCATTGCTTCCTCAGATAAGGATACTTGAAGAACATTATCTTGTTAATCACTACCATGATAGTTATGAATTGACAACAATTGGAAAACTTGTAACTGATGAGATGGTTCCTCTTTTAAATACTCTCGATGTTTTGGACAATGATGTTGATTACTGGGGAACTCATAACCTTGATTTTATTCCGCCTCACCTATTGAGCAGAATGAATGAGCTTGGGGATTGTGAAATCGTAAAGCCTCTTATAAGTGAAATGTATGACCTTAACGCTAAAATAACTAATTCCTCTTGTACTTCTAATTCTGTAAATATGATTGCTGCATCATTTCATCCGAGTTACCCCACTGTTTTTTCTGAAATGGCTCGCAAAAATGTAAATGTAAATGCCATCTTCTCCAAAGATGTGCTTGACACTTTACAAGAGAATCACTATATTTTTTTAGAGGAAATGGCGAAGGGCAAGTCATTTAATATTTTTATTCACCATAAAAAGTTAGACTTTTTGGCATTTCTGGTCAATGACTACTATACTCACATGCGGTTGCTAACAAACAATGGAGAGATTGATGGGCAATTTGTTATGTGCAGCAATCCCGCCGCTCTTGAGTGGGGAAAAGAGTTGTTTGACTATTACTTGAAGGATTCCACACCAATCACTAAAATATAATTTGTTGCAGCGATGAGAAAACAACATCCTCGACCCAAATACATCAGAAAATTCCTAAGTCAACTAAATATATAGTGGCGGAGATATGCTATTATGTATAATTCACACTTGTTAAGGGGAATGACTCTTATGCAATGAACCCATTTTAGAACTAGCTACAAGGTAAGGTGAAGCGTCTGCTACACCACCAAGCTTTAAGGCGACTCTTTCCTAACAAGCCCAAAATATTTCCCAATAGCATTTAAGTCTTAACCATCCCGATTGTCTCTATTTTTTGACCTGTTAGTTACAAATTTAAACCTTTTACTTCATTCGGATATCATATATATTATAAAATTCCCATTTAATTCAGTATAAATAGCAATAACGTTATAATCTATGATTAAACGTTTGAAGAAACAGCTACTTGTATGGGGTGTTCAATTGAAGCAACTACTACTTGATGTGATGTTTGCCTCTGATAAGAGAAAAGAGGTTTTATTGCTGTTAAATGAGGGCTCTCAGGAGATGGAATATCTCGTAAAGTGTCTTGGTACCAATAGACAGGCATTACTTCCTCAGGTAAAAATACTTGAGAATCATTATCTTATTTCCCATCAAAGAGATGTCTACGAGCTGACATCTATCGGGAAGCTTTTAGTTGAAGAATTTATTCCATTGCTAGGCACAATTGAATTTTTTAGTGTTGATATTGAATATCTTGGAACTCAAAAGCTCGAATTCATACCTCCTCACCTTTTGAAAAGGGTAAAGGAAATTGGAAGCAGTGAGGTTATAACCCCTGAGATAGCAAATATGTATGACCTTAATGAAGAGTTTCACGAGGCCTCAAAAAAATCTAAATCCGTATTAATAGTTACTTCATTCATCTACCCAAATTTCTGTGAATTAACTCTCGAACTTATAAGTAACAATGTAGAAGTGTACTTTATCATTTCTCCTGAATTAATGGACAAACTGAAGGGGCACAAGTATGTTCATGTTAACAAACTTCTAGAGAGTAATCTGATTCATATATATGTTTATTCTAAAGAGTTGGATTTTCTTTTTATGGGTTGCAATGATTATTACCTGATAGTAAACCCGCTGTCACAGGATGGGACAACCGACCGTAAATATATTATTTCTAATAAAAAGGAGGCTCTTAAATGGGGACGTGATTTCTTTGAATATTATCTGAAAGATTCAACACTAATCACAGAACTTTAATCAAAACATTGTTGCTATGAAAAATTATTGGTTTACGAGAACGTTTTATACAAGAAAAACCAATTTTGACTTACTTGAGAATTAGGATGAGGTGCTTGGAAAACCACCACGCTTTGAAGCACCTCTCTCCTTACAAATCCGAGATATTCCCCAATATCCCTTAAGTTTTTACTTACGGTTGTGTACTAGGATGAGGCACCCGGAAACCACCACGCTTTAGGGTGCCTCTCTCCTTACGAATCCGAGATGTTCCCCAACATCTCTCAACTAATCCACTCCCGTGTTGCGGTTCATTTTCCCCACGACCCGCAACACATACTAAGTCATATTGTTATTTAACATAACTCTTTATTAATAATATACCTAGTAATAATTGCATGTTGAAGTTGTTTTTCAATCAGGGTTTAAATCATGCATGTTAATAGATATTCTTTCTGGATTGGAAGATTTGATAGTATTGTAATTTCAGTTTACATTTGCTATATTCCTATATATAATAAAACAAATATGGTAATGCATTTTCTTAAAAACAAACTTTTAAAAAAGATTTATGTACCAAATAATGGCACAGAATCTTTTAAGTAGTATTCAAATAGTTCCTTTCCCCACTTAAGAGCACTTGGGTTAAAACATAAAATGTATTTAGTATCAAAGTCTCCACCGTTTTTTAATGGCCGTATCTTCGTGTAATAATCATTACAGGTAAAAGATGCACATTTCATTTCTTTATTATAAACATAAAAATGTACCAAGCTATTATCTATTAACTTCTTAAAAATAGTGGGATTATCACTTTTAATTTTGGCAAGCAAATCTTCGGTGATAATGAAATGTAGATGCACATTATGTGAAATAAGTTCAAAAAAGAAATCAGCAAAGTTTGGATGAAAGAATGTGGTTACTCCATAGACAGATTGAGAAGTTTTTGAAGCTTCATAAAAATGATTACTCTCTTCATAAGTTTCCATGATTGAAGGACTTATCACATTACATTTCCCAATTTCATTTATCCTTTGTAAAAGGTAAGGAGGGATGAAATCAAAGTTATGAGTTCCCCAATAATCAACATCTCCGTCCAAAACATCAAGAGTGCTTAAAAGAGTAGTCATCTCATCAACAACGAGTTTTCCGATAGTTGTTAATGCATAGTTATCCTTATAGTGTTCAATAAGATAGTGCTCTTCTAATATTTTCATTTGTGGAAGCA
Encoded proteins:
- a CDS encoding transcriptional regulator, AraC family — translated: MEIVNEPQIKEIEERNVACVSFIGNYLGNASVFGELFGKLCGWAGAKQLMGPDTILMSAYYDDPGVTPPEELKLDVCITIEDGIETEGEIKKKKLPGGKYVVMRTELTGAEEYGPAWEKVVEWLIQNNLGIDMSRASYEIYLNSPEEHPQKHHILDICMPVN
- a CDS encoding putative DNA-invertase (Site-specific recombinase), yielding MMTKNVAIYIRTSTDKQEESILMQRQELQKYCSLKDYEIVKEYVDSGWSGKDDRRPEFQRMLSDAKLGIFDILIVTKIDRFARSTMDLLISIEKLKELNVYFIASTQPIDTTSSMGRLTLQIMAAFAEFERNIIVERMQAGRINAEKNGKMCHRKPKEFPKKQVVEYIQKGLSCNAISKLYNTTPTTIKKNLNNWGYKYEFGEWVLK
- a CDS encoding transposase, IS605 OrfB family, with the translated sequence MLRAYKYRLYPNKSQIDSFEKQFGTCRFVYNWALDLKSTVYKDENRSISKNELKKMLPGLKVQYNWLKDVNSQSLQGSIDNLDNAFQKFFRKEADYPNFKSKYNPVQSFQVPQHYVVDLDNGTVKLPKLKEPIKAKFHRRFDGETRTATVSRTPTGKYFISILVDDGQEIPEKIETGTTIGVDVGISHFAILSTGEKIENPRHLKTSLKKLQHEQRALSRKKKGSSNRKKQKLVVAKLHEKIANQRNDFHHKISKRLIDKNQAICLEDLNISGMVKNHCLAQAISDVAWNSFIEKLRYKADWYGKTIMQIGRFVPSSKLCSICGYKNAGLKLNDRSWECPSCHTKHDRDVNAAINILNIALNNIAAGTAV